Proteins encoded within one genomic window of Humulus lupulus chromosome 1, drHumLupu1.1, whole genome shotgun sequence:
- the LOC133806656 gene encoding probable mannitol dehydrogenase, with protein MAKSYEEEHPKKAFGWAARDSSGVLSPFHFSRRENGEKDVTFKVMYCGICHSDLHMLKNEWGVSTYPLVPGHEIVGMVTEVGSKVQKFKVGDKVGVGCMVGSCGSCDSCANDLENYCPKMILTYAAKYHDGTTTYGGYSDIMVADEHFIVRIPDSLPLDAAAPLLCAGITVYSPLKYYGLDKPGLHVGIVGLGGLGHVAVKFAKALGTKVTVISTSPNKKQEAIEHLGADSFLVSRDQEQVQAANGTMDGIIDTVSAVHPLLPLIGLLKPHGKLVMVGAPEKPLELPAFSLILGRKIVGGSSIGGMKETQEMIDVAAKHNITADIEVIPIDYVNTATERLLKADVRYRFVIDIANTMKPTSSYD; from the exons ATGGCCAAGTCCTACGAAGAAGAGCACCCCAAGAAGGCTTTTGGTTGGGCTGCTAGAGATTCATCTGGAGTCCTCTCTCCCTTCCATTTCTCAAGAag AGAAAACGGAGAGAAAGATGTTACGTTTAAAGTGATGTACTGTGGGATATGCCACTCCGACTTGCATATGCTCAAGAATGAATGGGGCGTTTCCACATATCCTCTCGTGCCTGG GCACGAGATAGTTGGAATGGTAACAGAGGTGGGAAGCAAAGTGCAGAAATTCAAAGTTGGTGACAAAGTTGGCGTGGGGTGCATGGTGGGCTCCTGTGGCTCATGCGATAGTTGTGCTAATGATCTAGAGAATTACTGCCCAAAGATGATCCTCACATATGCCGCCAAATACCACGACGGAACCACCACCTACGGAGGCTACTCCGATATCATGGTGGCCGACGAGCATTTCATCGTTCGCATTCCCGATAGCCTACCTCTTGACGCTGCTGCTCCTCTCCTCTGCGCTGGGATTACAGTCTACAGTCCCTTGAAATACTATGGACTCGATAAGCCTGGTCTTCATGTGGGGATCGTTGGTCTAGGTGGGCTGGGCCATGTCGCTGTGAAATTTGCCAAGGCTCTTGGGACTAAGGTCACAGTCATCAGTACCTCTCCGAACAAGAAGCAAGAAGCTATTGAACACCTTGGTGCCGACTCATTTTTGGTCAGCCGTGACCAAGAACAGGTCCAG GCTGCCAATGGAACCATGGATGGTATTATTGACACAGTTTCTGCTGTTCATCCTCTATTGCCTTTAATTGGTCTTTTGAAGCCTCATGGAAAGCTCGTTATGGTTGGTGCTCCGGAGAAACCACTTGAACTGCCAGCTTTTTCTTTGATATTGG GAAGAAAGATAGTAGGTGGAAGTTCCATTGGAGGGATGAAAGAAACACAAGAAATGATTGACGTTGCAGCCAAGCACAACATAACAGCTGATATTGAGGTTATTCCTATTGATTACGTGAACACAGCAACGGAACGCCTTTTAAAAGCAGATGTCAGATACCGATTTGTGATCGACATTGCAAACACAATGAAGCCAACTAGCTCTtatgattaa